ACTTGCCCAGGATACTAAGTGAATACCTATTGCACAGATGTCACCACAAAGGAAAGAAGCCAGAGTGCTGAAAGGTGGACTAGAAAAAGCAAACTAAATTctgtggtatggagagagagcAGTTATAGCTAGCCTGTGAGAAAGTAAGGCAGGAATGGACCTCTGACACCAAGCGAACCTTTGGGAAGTTAGCTTTTGATTGACAACTAAGATTCTGAAAGAGTTGGTAAACGGGCCAGGCAGCgcggctgacgcctgtaatcccaacactttgggaggccgaggtgggtggatcacttgaagccaggagttcaagaccagcctggccatcgtggtggaatcccgtctctactaaaaatacaaaaatcgtggtggtgcgtgcttgtagtcccaactactcgggaggctgaggcagaattgcttcaacctgggaggtggaggttgcagtgagccgagattgtgccactgcactccagtctgggcaacagcaaaactctgtctcaaaaaaaaaaaaaagagttgacaaattaaaaaaattaaggatttatacagatttatatacattatagcaTATGCATTTAATTCTGCTTTAAGACATCTCTGATTAAGTTCAGTGTTTACAGAACAAACCTTATTcatttattgtaaaataattgcaaattaaaatcaaaataagatACAAGTTCCCTCTTTTTATGTGTCAGATTGGTAAAGTTCAGAATGTTTAACATTGTTTGGTAAGGGTGTGGGGAAACagacattcatccattcattaatGGTGGAAATGCAATTATAtcctctggaaaatagtttggcaatacctgtcaaatttataaatataccctttgacccagcaactccATTTCTAGGAATGTATACTATAATCATATGTATAAAAGATACAAGGatattcattacagcattatttggAAACAAACTGAACACCAACAATAGATTAtgataaattatggtatatcctTCAATAGAATATCatgcagttattttaaaatttaaaatgaggtaCAGAATAGTGTACACAATACACTATCACTTGGGTAgcaacataaatatatacacatatgtacttGTGCTTGTACATCATAGACTGTCTCTGGGAATGGGAATCCAGAACTCCAGGACAGGAGGGTAAGAGATTTTTCACCTCACACCCTTAGATCAGGGGTCTTAACCTTTCATTTGTGCCTTGCAGCCTTTGGCAGTTTGCGCAGCCTATGGATcccttttcaaaatgtttattttaggctggatgcggtggctcacacctgtaatcccagcactttgggaggctgagtagggcaaatcagttgaggccaggaattcaagaccagcctgggcaacatagtgagaccctgtctacaaaaaattttaaaaattagctgggcattgtggtgtgtgcctgtagtgtcTGCTCttcaggagggaggctgaggcaggagggttgcttgagccctggagttaaggctgcagtgagccatgatctcaccactgcactccagcctgggtgacaagagcgagaccctgtctcaaaaaagaaaaaatgttgactTTAAGTGCTTAAAGTAAAATACATAGGATTACAAAAGACATCAACTATGTTGAAATACAGTAGTCCAAAGTTTTTaaattgtggctgggcacagtggctgatgcctgtaatccatcccagttctttgggaggccgagacaggtggattgcctgagctcaggagttcgagaccagcctgaagaacatgatgaaaccctgtctctaccaaaaatacaaaaaattagccaggcgtgatggtggcgcacacctgtagtcccagctactcctggcAGGGGCAGgtagggctgaggtgggaggattgcttgagcccaggaggcggaggttgcagtgaatcaagattgtgccactgcactcccacctgggtgacagagtaagacctcgtctcagaaaaaaaagtttgtaatatgtgtgtgtgcctctTTATTAAATACCTGGTAGTAGGTCTAAAAAGCACTGTGACTTTGCAGTAATGAATATCAATGGCATTTTGAGATATCTGCAATAACCCCAAAGTCTATGTGATTTCTACTGGTGACATAACATGTACTGCTAATACTTCTGCAGTTTATGCGTACGTTTGTTAACAGTGGAggatgtccaggttcttggcatcttgaacaaagaacGAAACgcagaaacaaagcaaggaagggacaaagggatttattgaaaacgaAACTACACTCCACAGCATAGGAGCTCAAAACACCCTGTTAGAGAATTTTTGGGAGTTTAAATATCACCTAGAggattccattggttacttggggTATACCCTATGTAAATGGAAAGGataaagtgaagttacaaagtcatttacttggCCTACGCCCTGTGGAGAGAATAGTTTCTGTCATAGCTTTAGTGTGAATCAGCCttattccctgcctccagaccctatttttcTGCTTCACATTCATGATGAAAGGAAATGCTATATTTCAGCTACCAGacagagaaaagataaaactTTTTTCCTATCCAAATTCAGACACCTGACTTCTTCTACCCATGAACCCCAGGTTAAAAATCCCTGCCATGGATACTGTTTGAATATGAGcatgtatttttttccccaaacaacAGAATTTGTCATAGTACACACACACTTGAACAGAAAGAGCATTGCTATTTTCAGTGAGAAATATTCCTAGGACTTAGATGCTTCACTGTTCAGATCAAATGGATATAGGCCGCTAAAGCTTCCTTGAAGGCAAATAAATACATTGtgtggattttttgttttctacatcagggaagaaagaagtttattagctgaattttcacaaacatttttgtgtgtggtagaagggacagaaaaacaaagatgTAGGGCGCAGCTACTCCCTTCACATCACGGTGGGAAGCACAGGGAAATGGTAAGCTGAACTCAGATGCAGACTGTGAATTGCTTCACAGTTACACcagtatttcaaaaataatgatatatattCAATCGTATTACCCTAAAATAGTAATAATTGCTTTTAGTAAGAGCAAAATTTTGTTCCATCAATAACCTGAAATTCAGCTTCTTTTGAACTTCTGTAATCTCTTGTAATATACATGAGATTattaatgtgtatatacatataatttacaaGTAACTTTTATATGTATgggatataataaaaataaatatttggtctttgtccctggttcctggcatATAGTTCCTGAAAGCCTTGAAATCTCTACTGGTgtattttgtatgctaatgacATAGCTTGTGGCTGGAGGCCCCtagtagcttcaggatgggggctggtcaccagaaacaGCAAGGCATGATTAGAGGGAACGTTCAGccctaactgcaacctctgcagaggggagaggggctgaagaTGAGTTAATCACCCATGGCCAATTATTTTATCAATCGTGCCTCCCTAAGGAAACCTCAAAAACCATAACAAACAATGGAGTTTGGAGAGCCCTGGATTAACATCAAAATGTTGGGAGGGTGGTGTGCCTGGAGGGCATGGACGCTTAATGCACCacccccataccttgccctacACATCTCTTCCATTTGGGTGTTCCTGAGTTGTAGTCTTTATAATAAgctggtaatagtaagtaaacGTTTCCTGAGTTTTATAAGCTATTCTAGCAAACTATTAAACCagggggtgggatgggatggTCATGGGAACCCCTAATTTGTAGCCAAGTCAGACAGAAGTGTGGGTAACATGGGGACCGAACACTTGCCACTGACATCTGAAGTGAGGGCAGTCTGGTGGGACTAAGCCCTTAAACTTGTGGAGTCTGATGCTAACCCTGGGTAGTGTCGAAACAGAATCGTAGGACACCAGTTCAATTTTGAATTGGAGAACTGGAGAACTGCTTGATGTGGAAAACCCccacatttggtgtcagaagtgttttGAGTAAAAACAGCTCAGTGTATTATAGTGTATTCATTTACACAAGGTTAAAAATCGGTTTCACCCCAACCATGTCACCACAGGGAAGTCACGGCCTCACTGAtcactgagcctgtttcctcacatGAAAAATGGAAATGCTATTCTCCCTTCACCTCAAAAGATTACGGTAAGGCTGAAATGAGAAACCTGTGTGGAGTGCCCAACACATAGTACGTCATCAAGGATAGTCCACTTCTCTGGTGACAGAGTGCAGCGTGCTATACTGCAGTTTATCTTTCTGCAAGGGAACCAAACTCCTTTTCAGTCTACAATCCAAAGATAGACTGTGATAATATGTGTCAGAATAGACGAGATACCTGGTTTGGCGAAAGGGAGAACACAGTTAATGGTGCATTAAGAATGGCTAAATGGTCAGCAGTGACTCCAGGGCAAGCTACCAGTGATAAAGAATCCTAGCACCAGGTACCTAGCTCAGCTTTCTGCTGTTCCAGTTTAGTACTCTATCCAAAATGCTGGGGACCAGAAGTGTTCTTGATTGTGGAGAATTTCCATACACATAATGAGATATTTTGGAGATGGgatccaagtctaaacatgaaatccATTTATGTTTCATACGCACATTATATACATagtctgaaggtaattttatgatTACTTTTAAtgattttgtgcatgaaacaaagtttgtgtatgttgaaccattttattaccCTTTGTAGGCAGGCTTGCATGGGAGAATCTGGGCCTGTGTGGAAAGGATATATAGTAGCTGAAGGGGTCTAACAGAATCTCTTTTCTCTTGGGGATGCTGAGTAAACAGTGTGTTATACACCTTCATTTTGACTGTGACATGTCACATGACATCAGGTATGGAACTTTCctcacttgtggcatcatgtcagcactcagaaattttccccattttggattggattagggatgctcaacctgtattaaGCTGAAAGCATGAAACAGCATGTTCACAAGCATATCTTAAGATCTGCCAGTATCATCTCAGTGAAACAAAGTGGATGGAAAACATTTGAGAAAAGtaactttaattttcttatctgaaCTGTTACATACAAAGATGATCACTTTCAGAGTAAAATTAAGAATGACCAGAATAATTTTACAAAACTTTCCAAGAAACAACACAGTTAAATTTATAGAATATGcctaaaatataagaatattcaAGTGAAGAAATATTAAGCTAGTGCTCAGAATACCAGACTATGGAGTGGGGGGCGTTGCAGGGCAGAAGTTGCTTTTTGAGATCTTTCTTGCCTTAAGCCTGAATGCTTCATGTTCCCAAAGAATCCAATTATGGAAACAAAAATTCCCTCATATCCAGTTTcactttaaaatacaataaacagGTTACATTCTCAATTGTTATTAAGTTGCTTATACAAACTTAAAGTCAAGAGCATAACTTCAGGATCTGCACTTTTTATGTCAAGCGCTTTAACTAAGCAGTTTAGGGCCTCCTGGATTTTTCCACACTCTTTTAGTTCTTTTCCACGCTTTACAAGAGTCTCATAGTCATTTGTAGCCTCTGCCGCCTTATCCTGGGGAGAACCAACCAACTGTTCACCAGACAAAGGCTCAGGGGCACCAAGAGAGGTCTCTTGAGCTAGAGCACTAGGCTTAGACGTCATTAACCAGCTGGACTTGTTTTCTGAAGACAGTGTTTCTCCAGAAGGATCCTCTTCTGTATACTTGGAGGCTTCGCCACTGCTTTCCTCCACCCCTTCTTCTGGATAATCTTCAGGACCCTTTGCTTCACTGCTGTCGTCAAGTCTTTCCTCCATGTCCTCCACGTGGTCTAAAACCATATTAATAAGAGACCTCCTAGAAGCCAGAGATCTTCTAGAGTTCATAGACTTATTTACACTACTGGGTATTTGAGATGAAAAGAACCTTCCCGGTGGACTGATGTCATTTTTGGGAGTTGAAGCATCAAattgtttcacagatgagaattGAAAGAGAGATGTGTTGAATGGATTTATGCTTGAGGTATCTTTAAAAGAATCATCTTCATCTTCGCCATCTGAAACAATCCTTCTAGCTTTACTTCTGATTTTTGCTTTAACTACTACTTCTTCTGGTTCATCGTCCTTCTCAGAAAACTCCCAACTGAGACATGTTTTGCTATGCACAAACCCTGCTCTGGAATTAGGTGCAGAGCCACACAAGCTATTTTCTTTCTCAACATGCTCTAAAGACTGACTGGAAAAATTTTGTCTGTTGTCTGCTGAGTCTTCCAAGAAAAGATTGAAATCACATGCATACTGTGGTGAAGACGCTGAAGGTTCCTCTTCCAACTTGGCCTCACTTGCTTGAGCATCCTGCAGTGCACTGTGGGATGCTGAAAGGTCATCAGCTATTTCAATAATGGATACATTTGATTCTGCATTTTGACTTTCATTTGTTATGGAAATAATGGGCCAAGGACTGCAATGACGTAAAATCTCATCATCCTTTAGTTGATCTAAATTTGGCCCAATATCAGCTTTGGTTGATTTGCTAAGTACATAATTAAAACTTTCCAGAGGATCCTCTTGCAGTGCCTCTTGCTTAGGCCCCtcttgtaatgtctctttttgtACAGCTTCATTTTTAGTTGCAAAGCTTTTTTCCATTCCCAATGAAGAGTTAGTACAAAGTTCTTCTACACTTCCAAACCCCTTGGGTAAAGTAGCTATAGAGTCAGCACTACATGTACCTTTACCATCTTGCAAGGTGGTAACATTCACCTTTATACTGGAGAGATCTTCTTTCTCACCCTCTTCGGGCAGATCAATGACTACACTTGCCATTTTGGAACTGATATCTTCTTCCTGAGTATGATGAGTACTTAGAAGAGGTGAAGGCTGAGGCTGTGGTTTATTCAATTTAGGGCatttcttctttgttgaagaaGGAAATACAGGTTCTCTTAGCCAGGCCCCCTCATTTCTAGTTCTTTGTTGTTCCATCAGGAGCTCTTTATTTTGAGACTCAAATTCAACGAGGAATTGAGCTTTCTGAACCCTTTGTTGAATATAGTGAGATTCTTCTACCACATCAAGCTCTTCTTTAACAGACAGATCACATGTGTACATCAAATCATGGTCTGAGATTCCAGCTATCCCCAAAGACTGCAGGTAGGCAATATGTTCATCTAGTTTTATATCAGATTTCCTCTGAGCAGCATGCAAAGACTGAAGCTGCAGCTGGGTTACAGAGTTCTGAAGATCCTCGATTGTAAAGAGCTCTCTTAATTCTTGTTTACTAAAATATCGGAAAGGGTTCTTTTTTTCACCAGTAGTTTGTCTTATTAATGAGTCCTTGAAAACCTGTcttctgtatattttttcctCTACAGTCCCACAAGTGATTAGCCTATAAACCACAACATTCTCTTTTTGTCCAATTCGGTAAACTCTATCCACAGCTTGAGCATCAGTTGCAGGATTCCAGCTAGGGTCAAAAATGACCACTCTAGTTGCTGCAGTTAATGTTAAACCGACACCACCTACTTGAGTGGTAAGCAAAAAAACAGAGTAATCTTTATTTTGCTGGAATaagttaattcttttttctcgTTCCAAAAGATGAGTAACTGTCCCATCAATTCGCAATGTCTTAAAGTGCCTATTCTTTAAGAGGCGTTCAATGATGTTTAGAATTTGCCTCGATTGAGAAAACACCAGAGTTTGATGTCCCTCATCTCGCAGCCTCTTAAGTAAGTCCATTAGGAATATCATTTTTCCAGATTCTTCCATCAATGTGTCATCAGTTACTTGATCAATATGGTCCACATCTGGGGAATCTTCCCCCTCATTTCCATCTTGAGCAGAGAATGTCCCAAGATTTAGCAAACAACAAGCCCGTGCAGACAGCAGCCTAGGATGATCACACAGCTTCTTTAAGACACCTAGCTCAGCCAAAGGTGAGCGTGTCTCCATTAGCAACTCCTTGATATGATCTAAAGACACAAATTTCCTGTATATTTCTTCTTGTAAAGGCACAAGTCGTATCCaaataattaaatcatttttCCTGGAAAGGGAAGGCATTTCACAAATGGCATCAACATCTGGATTCTTTTCATTAAGTCTGGCCTCTGGGTTGCTTGACTTTTTCTTCTGTACGTCTTCTTTAGTCCTCCTGAGAAAATAGGGTTTTATGATTGCCATTAagttttcagatattttaaatcCCAAGGCTTTTTCTCCTGGGGTAGCATCCTTCTCTCTTGCTCTAGTAATAGGATTTTCATACTCCAtcttaaaagtttttaatgttCCCAGCAGGGACCCTTGACAAGCAAAATCAAATAGGGACCATAGTTCTTGTAAATTATTCTGGATTGGGGTTCCTGTGAGGAGGAGGCGATTACTTGCAGGAATAGCACGAGCACATATTGCTGACTTAGTAGAtgaggtttttattttatgtgcttCATCGAGGATGACATAGTCCCACACAAACTCTTGGCCCCTAAAGCTTGAAAGTTGCTGCCAGTTATTGATTAACATTTGGTATGTAGTGATAATGACACCATTCCTTTGCTGAATCCGATTGAGGTTTCTGGTCCGTTCATCCTTGCTAGGACCATGAAAGGTTTTGACTCTCATTCCTGGAGTCCACTTGATGAATTCTTTTACCCATGTGTTAATAAGATTGGTTGGCATGATCAGCAGCACATGATTCACAAGTGAAGCATCAAACATACCAGAAAGGAAAGCAATGATTTGAACAGTCTTCCCTAATCCCATATCATCAGCCAATATACCACCTTTTCTTCCATCCCTATACAGGCTATAGAGGAAAGCTATGCCTTCCTTCTGGTGCTCAAAGAGTTGGTCGTGCAGTTCTCGATAAAGTAGCAAGCCAGAGTTGCACACATCTGTAAATTCATCATCTCCCTGTTCTGCCAACTCCTCCAAGGCTTCCTGTATTTTTTGGATTCTGCTCAGCACCTTTTCATTGGGAAAAATGTCCTTTGCCAAATTGAAAAGTTTAAATGCTTCTTCCAGGTCTCCATTTTTAGTTGCTTCTTTGGCCTCTTTCACatatctatagaaaaaaaaaagaagaagaagaggagaaaggaaacattGAACATTCAGTCTAAGAATGCTTTAGAGTTCATTTTAGAATCCAAACTGCAGCTGGACTTTTAATATCCTCAATTCAGGATGGGAAAGATTAGCACACAAGATGCCAATGAAAGCTGGCATCACTTGAGACACAAACAAATATCCACCAGATGCTGCCAGCAACACCTTCAGGCACTAGTTGTGGAAAATGAATGTGCAAAGGTTATTGGTtccacagtattttttttaaaattggcacCCATAAGAAGTATGaagtgatattttttgtaaaacaAACCTCTATGTGTAGGGGCATGGAAACATAGGAACCTCTCTGGCCTTATTTTACTAGACCTCCATGATGCATTTGACAGTATTGatcactcccctcccctcttAAAATTCCCTCCTTTCACGAGATTCCTATAGATTCCTTCTGGTTTTCCTCCTCTTCACTGACCATTTCTTCTGTGTTCTTCCTCCCAGAGGACTCAGTCCTAGGACCTCTTCTCACTCTTTTTAATTTCTCCTCAAGTTTTACCAGAGCTTCCACTCCCACCTATGTGCTCATGACTCAAATCACTCTCTCCAACCTAGAGCTGTCCCTCAAGCTCTACTCTAGACCCATATTCCAGCTGCCTTCTGGACATCTCCACTTGAAATCAAATTCAATTCATCCCAAACTAGACTCATTATTTCCCCTCTAAAAACGTGCTTCTCCATTTGTGTGGTACTAAATAACACTACCATCTATTTAGCCACCCAAACTTCAAATCTGAAGAGAATTCTTGACCCCAACCTAAATAGGAGTCATCCTTGTCCTTTCTTTTTATGCCCCACTCCCAGGCCAGGCAGTCCCAAGTCCTACTAACTTTATTTCCCAAGTTATAACCACCTTCTTTCCATCTCTACTGCCATTACTGTGGCCCAAGTCACCATCATCTCTGGCCTGGATAACTGCAGCTTCCTACTCACTGCTCTCCCTACATAAACTCTTGCCCCTCCAATACACACTCTATATAGCAGCCAGCAATACTGTCTTAAAGCATAAAAGAAATCATGTCACTCCTCTACTTAAAATTCTTCAGTGGTTTATGGTCAATTACTTTCAGTAAGGGCGCCAAAATAATTCACTGGGGAAGAAGTCTTTtcaactggatatccatgtgcaaaagaatgaaattggacccctactcataccatacacaaaaattaactcaaaatggatcatagatctaaatCTAAGGGCTAAACCTACAAAACTTAGGAAAAAATATAGGTGTAAAAATCTTCATGATTTGGATTTGGCA
The Gorilla gorilla gorilla isolate KB3781 chromosome X, NHGRI_mGorGor1-v2.1_pri, whole genome shotgun sequence genome window above contains:
- the ERCC6L gene encoding DNA excision repair protein ERCC-6-like isoform X2 — translated: MGLGKTVQIIAFLSGMFDASLVNHVLLIMPTNLINTWVKEFIKWTPGMRVKTFHGPSKDERTRNLNRIQQRNGVIITTYQMLINNWQQLSSFRGQEFVWDYVILDEAHKIKTSSTKSAICARAIPASNRLLLTGTPIQNNLQELWSLFDFACQGSLLGTLKTFKMEYENPITRAREKDATPGEKALGFKISENLMAIIKPYFLRRTKEDVQKKKSSNPEARLNEKNPDVDAICEMPSLSRKNDLIIWIRLVPLQEEIYRKFVSLDHIKELLMETRSPLAELGVLKKLCDHPRLLSARACCLLNLGTFSAQDGNEGEDSPDVDHIDQVTDDTLMEESGKMIFLMDLLKRLRDEGHQTLVFSQSRQILNIIERLLKNRHFKTLRIDGTVTHLLEREKRINLFQQNKDYSVFLLTTQVGGVGLTLTAATRVVIFDPSWNPATDAQAVDRVYRIGQKENVVVYRLITCGTVEEKIYRRQVFKDSLIRQTTGEKKNPFRYFSKQELRELFTIEDLQNSVTQLQLQSLHAAQRKSDIKLDEHIAYLQSLGIAGISDHDLMYTCDLSVKEELDVVEESHYIQQRVQKAQFLVEFESQNKELLMEQQRTRNEGAWLREPVFPSSTKKKCPKLNKPQPQPSPLLSTHHTQEEDISSKMASVVIDLPEEGEKEDLSSIKVNVTTLQDGKGTCSADSIATLPKGFGSVEELCTNSSLGMEKSFATKNEAVQKETLQEGPKQEALQEDPLESFNYVLSKSTKADIGPNLDQLKDDEILRHCSPWPIISITNESQNAESNVSIIEIADDLSASHSALQDAQASEAKLEEEPSASSPQYACDFNLFLEDSADNRQNFSSQSLEHVEKENSLCGSAPNSRAGFVHSKTCLSWEFSEKDDEPEEVVVKAKIRSKARRIVSDGEDEDDSFKDTSSINPFNTSLFQFSSVKQFDASTPKNDISPPGRFFSSQIPSSVNKSMNSRRSLASRRSLINMVLDHVEDMEERLDDSSEAKGPEDYPEEGVEESSGEASKYTEEDPSGETLSSENKSSWLMTSKPSALAQETSLGAPEPLSGEQLVGSPQDKAAEATNDYETLVKRGKELKECGKIQEALNCLVKALDIKSADPEVMLLTLSLYKQLNNN
- the ERCC6L gene encoding DNA excision repair protein ERCC-6-like isoform X1, whose product is MEASRRFPEAEALSPEQAAHYLRYVKEAKEATKNGDLEEAFKLFNLAKDIFPNEKVLSRIQKIQEALEELAEQGDDEFTDVCNSGLLLYRELHDQLFEHQKEGIAFLYSLYRDGRKGGILADDMGLGKTVQIIAFLSGMFDASLVNHVLLIMPTNLINTWVKEFIKWTPGMRVKTFHGPSKDERTRNLNRIQQRNGVIITTYQMLINNWQQLSSFRGQEFVWDYVILDEAHKIKTSSTKSAICARAIPASNRLLLTGTPIQNNLQELWSLFDFACQGSLLGTLKTFKMEYENPITRAREKDATPGEKALGFKISENLMAIIKPYFLRRTKEDVQKKKSSNPEARLNEKNPDVDAICEMPSLSRKNDLIIWIRLVPLQEEIYRKFVSLDHIKELLMETRSPLAELGVLKKLCDHPRLLSARACCLLNLGTFSAQDGNEGEDSPDVDHIDQVTDDTLMEESGKMIFLMDLLKRLRDEGHQTLVFSQSRQILNIIERLLKNRHFKTLRIDGTVTHLLEREKRINLFQQNKDYSVFLLTTQVGGVGLTLTAATRVVIFDPSWNPATDAQAVDRVYRIGQKENVVVYRLITCGTVEEKIYRRQVFKDSLIRQTTGEKKNPFRYFSKQELRELFTIEDLQNSVTQLQLQSLHAAQRKSDIKLDEHIAYLQSLGIAGISDHDLMYTCDLSVKEELDVVEESHYIQQRVQKAQFLVEFESQNKELLMEQQRTRNEGAWLREPVFPSSTKKKCPKLNKPQPQPSPLLSTHHTQEEDISSKMASVVIDLPEEGEKEDLSSIKVNVTTLQDGKGTCSADSIATLPKGFGSVEELCTNSSLGMEKSFATKNEAVQKETLQEGPKQEALQEDPLESFNYVLSKSTKADIGPNLDQLKDDEILRHCSPWPIISITNESQNAESNVSIIEIADDLSASHSALQDAQASEAKLEEEPSASSPQYACDFNLFLEDSADNRQNFSSQSLEHVEKENSLCGSAPNSRAGFVHSKTCLSWEFSEKDDEPEEVVVKAKIRSKARRIVSDGEDEDDSFKDTSSINPFNTSLFQFSSVKQFDASTPKNDISPPGRFFSSQIPSSVNKSMNSRRSLASRRSLINMVLDHVEDMEERLDDSSEAKGPEDYPEEGVEESSGEASKYTEEDPSGETLSSENKSSWLMTSKPSALAQETSLGAPEPLSGEQLVGSPQDKAAEATNDYETLVKRGKELKECGKIQEALNCLVKALDIKSADPEVMLLTLSLYKQLNNN